The Carassius carassius chromosome 31, fCarCar2.1, whole genome shotgun sequence genome includes a region encoding these proteins:
- the LOC132111973 gene encoding psychosine receptor-like, with amino-acid sequence MNITGELMNTSQNRSDDCYPSNHEGMVFVALHLAVILIGIPSNIFFLFVSYRLIRQKNELGVYLFNLALSDLLFITCLPVWVRFTLYDEWPLSKTMCVICVFMLWTNFYTSAMLLSCIAVDRYLAIVYPLRFATFRKRKIAVSMSIGAWIFTVIFNAIIVDPDSIYDEDGPICLDIFPLPPQQRLVNIARFVVGFLIPALVVGFSYLRICSAVKRNQKLGSMERRHIFRLLGSILLTLYLSFGPVHIMMVLRIFLEDCPYPNWLFIVYKVSVFLQMLNCLADPLLYCFMSRTGQASASNVLLILRRPWKKECQKEMVQQNNQFLGAGSVPITKAPFRTEFSTDRL; translated from the coding sequence ATGAACATAACGGGTGAATTGATGAACACCAGCCAGAACAGATCAGATGACTGTTACCCATCAAATCATGAGGGCATGGTATTTGTAGCCCTTCATCTGGCTGTGATCCTGATTGGCATCCCATCCAACATCTTCTTCCTGTTTGTGTCGTATCGGCTCATCCGTCAGAAAAATGAGCTGGGTGTCTATCTGTTTAACCTGGCTCTGTCGGACCTCTTGTTTATCACGTGCTTACCAGTGTGGGTTCGATTTACTCTTTACGATGAGTGGCCTCTCAGCAAAACGATGTGTGTCATTTGTGTTTTCATGCTCTGGACAAACTTCTACACCAGTGCTATGCTTCTGAGCTGCATTGCTGTGGATCGCTACTTAGCCATCGTTTACCCGCTCAGATTTGCCACTTTTAGAAAACGCAAAATTGCGGTCAGCATGAGCATTGGTGCTTGGATTTTTACTGTCATATTCAACGCAATCATTGTGGATCCAGACAGTATTTATGATGAGGATGGCCCAATTTGCTTGGATATATTTCCTTTGCCCCCACAGCAAAGATTGGTCAACATTGCTCGTTTTGTAGTAGGCTTCCTCATTCCCGCATTGGTGGTGGGTTTCTCTTATTTGCGGATATGTTCAGCCGTGAAGAGAAACCAAAAACTTGGGTCAATGGAGCGCCGGCACATCTTCAGGCTTCTTGGAAGCATTTTGTTGACCCTTTATTTGAGTTTCGGGCCTGTGCACATCATGATGGTTTTGAGGATTTTTCTTGAAGACTGTCCGTATCCCAACTGGCTCTTTATCGTATATAAAGTTAGCGTCTTCCTCCAAATGCTTAACTGCCTGGCCGATCCACTTCTCTACTGCTTCATGAGCAGAACGGGTCAAGCCAGTGCTTCAAATGTGTTACTCATCTTAAGGAGACCGTGGAAGAAAGAGTGTCAAAAAGAGATGGTACAACAAAACAACCAATTTCTTGGAGCTGGTTCTGTTCCGATCACAAAAGCACCTTTTAGGACTGAATTTAGCACTGACCGCTTGTGA
- the LOC132111879 gene encoding ovarian cancer G-protein coupled receptor 1-like gives MDQNASVNCTNSPHGHVVEQYMYPTAYSLFFIIGFPANCLSLYVAWVLMKKGNNLAVYLINLSVGDLLYILTLPVWIMMAFGYELNDSLCSVIAVVMFNSFYVGSGFLCCISVDRYLAIVFPLYFARVREVRTAVLVSAIVWLVEIVLHVGLLTYTEAIGNFSAGRMCEEPMIMSAATANMAITRAALGFLVPVLIMSFCFQEIIRALKKSTSTVVSERRKICRLLFSLLFTYLLAFTPFQVVMFIRGLLEPGNCSVAHYLRDYYMVFVATTTINSVLDPILYCLISDSAKTEMKRLFKLCEEQFSKMYSSVVKP, from the coding sequence ATGGACCAGAACGCTTCGGTAAACTGTACTAACTCCCCACATGGACACGTGGTGGAGCAGTACATGTACCCAACGGCTTACTCGCTGTTCTTCATCATTGGATTTCCTGCAAACTGTCTGTCCCTGTACGTGGCCTGGGTTCTGATGAAGAAAGGCAATAATTTGGCAGTTTATCTGATTAATTTGTCAGTCGGAGATCTGCTGTATATCCTCACTCTTCCCGTTTGGATCATGATGGCATTCGGATATGAGCTGAACGACAGTCTGTGCAGTGTTATAGCAGTGGTCATGTTCAACAGCTTCTATGTGGGTTCAGGCTTTCTGTGCTGCATCTCTGTGGACCGATATTTAGCCATCGTGTTTCCGCTGTATTTTGCACGTGTACGAGAGGTCAGAACTGCAGTATTGGTGAGCGCCATTGTATGGCTGGTGGAGATCGTGCTTCATGTGGGTCTTCTGACTTACACAGAGGCGATCGGGAACTTTTCTGCCGGTCGTATGTGCGAGGAGCCAATGATAATGAGCGCCGCCACCGCCAACATGGCCATCACACGCGCGGCCCTGGGATTTCTGGTTCCTGTGCTCATTATGAGCTTCTGCTTCCAGGAGATCATCAGGGCGCTGAAGAAAAGCACCTCTACCGTGGTCAGCGAACGGAGGAAGATTTGCCGCCTTCTCTTCTCTCTCCTTTTCACCTACCTTTTGGCTTTTACGCCCTTCCAGGTAGTGATGTTCATCAGAGGACTGCTGGAGCCCGGAAACTGCAGCGTCGCACACTATCTCAGAGACTATTACATGGTGTTTGTGGCTACGACTACAATAAACAGTGTTTTAGACCCCATCCTTTATTGTCTCATAAGTGACAGTGCCAAAACTGAAATGAAACGACTTTTTAAGCTCTGTGAGGAACAATTCAGTAAGATGTATTCATCTGTGGTGAAACCCTGA